A single genomic interval of Prionailurus viverrinus isolate Anna chromosome A2, UM_Priviv_1.0, whole genome shotgun sequence harbors:
- the AMIGO3 gene encoding amphoterin-induced protein 3, with amino-acid sequence MAWLVLLGALLCMPRVGVGSLGSEGFLPSAPHNCPYRCVCAADLLSCAGLGLQDVPAALPAAAADLDLSHNALQRLRPGWLAPLSRLRALRLGHNELDVLGHGVFTNASGLRLLDLSSNALRALGRHDLEGLGALERLLLFNNRLAHLDEHAFHGLGALSRLYLGCNELSSFSFDHLHGLGTTHLRTLDLSSNRLGRIPVPDLAALPAFLKNGLYLHNNPLPCDCRLYHLLQRWHQRGLSAVSDFAREYMCLAFKVPTSRVRFFEHSRVFENCSAALAQGLEQPEVQLHVQMGRSLRLHCNTSAPAVRIAWVSPQHELLVAPGSRDGSIAVLADGSLAISNVQPQHEGVFVCLAAGPRLHHNQTHEYNVSVHFPHPEPEAFNTGFTTLLGCAVGLVLVLLYLFAPPCPGCRRCYRRTCHCRRWPRAPSPLQELSAQSSVLSTPPDVPSRKASVHKHVVFLEPGRRGLNGRVQLAVAEDFDLYNPVGLRLKAGSESASSTGSEGLVMT; translated from the coding sequence ATGGCCTGGCTGGTGCTGCTGGGCGCACTGCTGTGCATGCCGCGCGTCGGGGTGGGCAGTCTGGGCTCAGAGGGCTTTTTGCCCTCTGCACCCCATAACTGCCCCTACAGATGTGTGTGCGCCGCTGACCTGCTGAGCTGCGCGGGCCTGGGGTTGCAGGACGTGCCGGCTGCGTTGCCTGCCGCTGCTGCGGACCTCGACCTGAGCCACAACGCGCTCCAGCGCCTCCGCCCCGGCTGGCTGGCGCCACTCTCCCGGCTGCGCGCCCTGCGCCTAGGCCACAACGAACTGGACGTGCTAGGTCACGGAGTCTTCACCAACGCCAGCGGCCTGCGGCTACTCGATTTATCATCTAACGCGCTGCGGGCGCTTGGCCGCCACGACCTCGAAGGATTGGGGGCGCTCGAGAGGCTGCTTCTGTTCAATAACCGCTTAGCGCACTTGGATGAGCACGCCTTCCATGGCCTGGGCGCACTCAGCCGCCTCTACCTGGGCTGCAACGaactctcctccttctcttttgacCACCTGCACGGTCTGGGCACGACCCACCTACGTACTCTGGATCTCTCCTCCAACCGCCTGGGACGCATCCCAGTACCTGACCTGGCTGCACTGCCAGCCTTTCTTAAGAATGGCCTTTATCTGCACAACAATCCACTACCCTGTGACTGCCGTCTCTACCACCTGCTGCAGCGCTGGCATCAGCGGGGCCTAAGCGCTGTGAGTGACTTTGCCCGAGAGTACATGTGCCTGGCCTTCAAGGTACCCACATCCCGTGTGCGCTTCTTTGAGCACAGCCGTGTCTTTGAGAATTGCTCAGCTGCCCTGGCTCAGGGCCTAGAGCAGCCCGAAGTGCAGCTGCACGTGCAGATGGGTCGGTCCCTGAGGCTGCACTGCAACACCAGTGCCCCAGCCGTGCGCATCGCCTGGGTGTCACCACAGCACGAGCTGCTGGTGGCACCAGGATCCCGAGATGGCAGCATCGCAGTGCTGGCTGATGGCAGCTTGGCCATCAGCAATGTGCAGCCGCAGCACGAGGGGGTCTTTGTGTGCCTGGCAGCCGGGCCCCGCCTGCATCACAACCAGACTCACGAGTACAACGTGAGCGTGCATTTCCCACACCCTGAGCCCGAGGCTTTCAACACAGGCTTCACCACCCTGCTGGGCTGCGCTGTGGGCCTGGTGCTCGTGCTGCTCTACCTTTTTGCGCCACCCTGCCCAGGCTGCCGCCGCTGCTACCGTCGCACCTGCCACTGCCGCCGCTGGCCCCGGGCACCCAGCCCCCTCCAGGAGCTGAGCGCACAGTCCTCAGTGCTCAGCACACCACCGGATGTGCCCAGCCGCAAGGCCAGTGTCCACAAGCATGTGGTCTTTCTGGAGCCGGGCAGGAGGGGCCTCAATGGGCGTGTGCAGCTGGCAGTAGCCGAGGACTTTGATCTCTACAATCCTGTGGGCCTGCGGCTCAAGGCTGGCTCTGAGTCTGCTAGCTCCACGGGCTCTGAGGGTCTGGTGATGACCTAG
- the GMPPB gene encoding mannose-1-phosphate guanyltransferase beta, translating to MKALILVGGYGTRLRPLTLSIPKPLVDFCNKPILLHQVEALAAAGVDHVILAVSYMSQVLEKEMKAQEQRLGIRISMSHEEEPLGTAGPLALARDLLSETADPFFVLNSDVICDFPFQAMVQFHRHHGQEGSILVTKVEEPSKYGVVVCEADTGRIHRFVEKPQVFVSNKINAGMYILNPAVLRRIQLQPTSIEKEIFPVMATEGQLYAMELQGFWMDIGQPKDFLTGMCLFLQSLRQKQPEQLCSGPGIVGNVLVDPSARIGQNCSIGPNVSLGPGVVVEDGVCIRRCTVLRDAHIRSHSWLESCIVGWRCRVGQWVRMENVTVLGEDVIVNDELYLNGASVLPHKSIGESVPEPRIIM from the exons ATGAAGGCACTGATCTTGGTGGGCGGCTATGGGACGCGTCTGCGGCCGCTGACGCTGAGCATCCCGAAGCCACTGGTGGATTTCTGCAATAAGCCCATCTTGCTGCACCAAGTGGAGGCGCTAGCCGCG GCAGGCGTAGACCACGTGATTCTGGCGGTGAGCTACATGTCTCAGGTGctggagaaggaaatgaaggCGCAGGAGCAGAGG CTGGGAATCCGAATCTCCATGTCTCACGAAGAAGAGCCTTTAGGCACAG CTGGGCCCTTGGCACTGGCCCGTGACTTGCTCTCTGAGACTGCAGATCCTTTCTTCGTTCTCAACAGTGATGTGATCTGCGATTTCCCCTTCCAAGCCATGGTGCAGTTCCACCGGCACCATGGCCAGGAGGGCTCCATCCTG GTGACCAAAGTGGAGGAACCCTCTAAGTATGGTGTGGTGGTATGTGAGGCTGACACAGGCCGCATTCACCGGTTCGTGGAGAAGCCGCAGGTGTTTGTGTCCAACAAGATCAACGCAGGCATGTACATTCTGAACCCTGCAGTGCTGCGGCGCATCCAG CTGCAACCTACATCCATTGAGAAGGAGATCTTTCCTGTCATGGCCACGGAGGGGCAACTATATGCCATGGAGCTGCAgg GCTTCTGGATGGACATAGGGCAGCCCAAGGATTTTCTCACTGGCATGTGCCTCTTCCTACAGTCCCTGCGACAGAAGCAGCCTGAGCAACTGTGCTCAGGCCCTGGCATTGTGGGCAATGTGCTGGTG GACCCAAGTGCCCGCATTGGCCAGAACTGCAGCATCGGCCCCAACGTGAGTCTGGGTCCTGGCGTGGTAGTGGAGGATGGTGTGTGCATCCGGCGATGCACAGTGCTGCGAGATGCCCACATCCGATCCCACTCCTGGCTCGAGTCCTGCATTGTGGGCTGGCGCTGCCGCGTGGGCCAGTGG GTGCGCATGGAGAACGTGACAGTGCTGGGTGAGGACGTCATAGTTAACGACGAGCTCTACCTCAACGGGGCCAGTGTGCTGCCCCACAAGTCTATTGGCGAGTCGGTGCCGGAACCACGCATCATCATGTGA